The stretch of DNA AATTCTTTTTTATTTATATTATTTGGTATTAGTTTTTCTATATTCTTTGCTTCTATAATAGGTTCATCTCCATTTACATTTATGTAAAAGTCAGCGTTAACAATACTTGCAAATTCACTTAACCTATCCAAATGAGTTTTATGTTCTGTACTTGTCATAACAGATTTTATATTATATTGACTACAAATATTTGTTATTCTTTCATCGTCTGTTGCAACATAAACTTCATCTAATTTTTTTACTTTTATTACATTTTGATAAACCCACCATATCATAGGTTTCCCGCATATGTCTGCCAATGGTTTTCCCGGAAACCTAGTTGATTTATACCTTGCCGGTATTACTCCAATTATTTTCATAAGCACTTCCTTATATTATAAATGTATAAGGTATAAATGAAAATAATATATATTATTACTGTATTATACCCCACTCCAGAGCGTTGTTCTGGAATGTGTATGTTATTTTTATTTAATTTCTTTTTATAGATAAATTCTGAAAACTCAAAATCTATTTCATTATCTATATCAATACTCTCTATACTATCAGTTATATATAAATATGGATTATATCCTATAATATCCATTCTTTTTAGCATTAAATTTCTCGGTATAATACTTATTGCATGATTTAATGCTACTATATCAGGTAAATCCTGACTTCTTGGTTTTTTATCTGGATCATAATTAATAGGTTTTCTATTAAACCACATAAATTCTTTTATTAAATTTACAGTTATTAGAGAATCATATTTATTATTGAAAGTTTTATATAAATTAAAACAGTTAATTATAGTTCCATCTTCTATTAATGGATTAGTAACGTCTGTAAATATTATTAAATCACAATTTATGTTAGAGTCCATATTTTTATATACTTTATTCATGCAAACTTCATCAGAAGCATAGTATTCATTTCTTTTTATTGTTTCTACTCCCATATTTTTAGCTATTTTTAGCATTTCTTCAGAATTCGAATTAACAACTATCCCATCAATTTCTTTGATTCTTTTTAATTGGTTAATTTTTATTTCTAATAATGAACTTCCTGCAAATGGGCGTATATTTTTATTTTTTACTCTCATTGAGCCTGATCTCACAGGTATTAAAGCTTTGATAATCATAAAATTTCACCAATTTTTAACTATTATATAATATTTAGTTCATTACCATTTTCATCAATATATACACCATCTTTTGTATATATATCTTTGTTAAATAATCCTTTAAGACCTATAGGATTTATTGAAATTATTTCTGTATGCGGATAAAAAACATCTTTAAAGGTTTTTAATTTTTCCCAGCCAGTATACATTATATTATAATTTAAATCATTTTTGGAATTATAGAAATATCCTGTTTGACTAGTATCACATCCAACTAAATATACTTTACTTGGATTTGTCCATAATAT from Brachyspira pilosicoli encodes:
- a CDS encoding acylneuraminate cytidylyltransferase family protein, producing MIIKALIPVRSGSMRVKNKNIRPFAGSSLLEIKINQLKRIKEIDGIVVNSNSEEMLKIAKNMGVETIKRNEYYASDEVCMNKVYKNMDSNINCDLIIFTDVTNPLIEDGTIINCFNLYKTFNNKYDSLITVNLIKEFMWFNRKPINYDPDKKPRSQDLPDIVALNHAISIIPRNLMLKRMDIIGYNPYLYITDSIESIDIDNEIDFEFSEFIYKKKLNKNNIHIPEQRSGVGYNTVIIYIIFIYTLYIYNIRKCL